A part of Arachis hypogaea cultivar Tifrunner chromosome 12, arahy.Tifrunner.gnm2.J5K5, whole genome shotgun sequence genomic DNA contains:
- the LOC112727582 gene encoding uncharacterized protein isoform X1, giving the protein MMESKSPLLHDNSEAKNAFRKPSGDAANRNYRRRSPVDGSASPDGSPQLKHNSSPNPVREDSARASHHHSRQYDSKEHEQQHYGRSKDSFRNSDRQSSRSSYGHSRPDKHADEHRYHGRLHSRYESKGDHSREETGSKTKDYQRTLDKYSRDKYDRSHYRNKEKDRETYLEEHQKYRDKDSSYDRSGFGRKHALHDEAERERGTRERDDRDDRRGSHRSYGDYKSDRVVSYSESRSQRDESGSQRESGKYRLKEACRSEKEELDGPDLPLEEKRKYDDSEIGKDKDQNTRKVDDRFGNVDKESFGKKPKLFGVDKDDSYGNDDEKQTSSPKLSHESKVDSRAPKTSGFDVCNDIDAAKVAAMKAAELVNKNLVGVGCLTTDQKKKLLWGGKKSSTTEESGHRWDTALFSDRERQEKFNKLMSLRLYSCLWPIVGCERRRQTGAEIRQSKWQQRVTPGREAEGTPTGPRETVHCRPSTKRWTHCWIRSLDVHPEEFAYFDICNVFEYHSTVRRLSLVCFRYVWETLYALMVVEPRGSWWKLLVRHAICMKLLMIVFINSDTGLGYYQGCENQTGQ; this is encoded by the exons ATGATGGAATCGAAGTCGCCTCTGCTCCATGACAATTCTGAAGCCAAAAATGCATTTCGTAAGCCATCTGGTGATGCAGCAAATAGGAATTATCGGCGACGATCACCTGTTGATGGATCAGCATCACCTGATG GTAGTCCCCAGCTCAAACACAACTCAAGTCCAAACCCAGTGAGGGAAGATTCTGCACGAGCTTCTCACCACCATTCAAGGCAATATGATAGCAAGGAACATGAGCAACAACACTATGGCAGGAGCAAGGATTCTTTTAGAAATTCTGATAGACAGTCATCCAGGAGCTCCTATGGTCACTCTAGGCCTGATAAACATGCAGATGAACATAGATACCATGGGAGGCTGCATTCCCGATATGAGTCAAAGGGTGACCATTCGAGAGAAGAGACTGGCAGCAAGACAAAAGACTATCAACGAACATTGGACAAGTATTCACGTGACAAATATGATAGATCACATTATAGAAACAAGGAAAAAGATAGAGAAACATATTTGGAGGAGCATCAGAAATATAGAGATAAGGATTCTTCATATGACAGATCTGGATTTGGTAGGAAGCATGCTCTGCATGATGAGGCCGAGAGGGAGAGGGGTACAAGAGAAAGGGATGACCGAGATGATAGAAGAGGTTCTCACAGAAGTTATGGTGATTACAAAAGTGATCGAGTAGTATCCTACTCAGAATCAAGGAGCCAAAGAGATGAATCAGGTTCTCAAAGAGAGAGTGGTAAATATCGTCTAAAAGAAGCTTGTAGGAGTGAAAAGGAGGAGCTGGATGGTCCAGACCTTCCactagaagaaaagagaaaatatgATGACAGTGAGATTGGTAAGGACAAGGACCAGAACACTAGAAAGGTAGATGACCGATTTGGAAATGTAGATAAAGAATCTTTTGGAAAGAAACCAAAGTTGTTTGGTGTTGATAAGGATGACAGTTACGGAAATGACG ATGAAAAGCAAACTTCAAGTCCGAAGCTTTCACATGAGAGTAAAGTAGATTCAAGGGCACCCAAGACCAGTGGTTTTGATGTTTGCAATGATATAGATGCTGCCAAAGTTGCAGCCATGAAAGCAGCTGAGTTAG TCAATAAAAACTTAGTTGGGGTCGGTTGCTTGACTACTGACCAAAAGAAGAAGCTGTTGTGGGGTGGCAAAAAGAGTTCAACTACAGAAGAG TCTGGCCATCGCTGGGATACAGCATTGTTTTCTGATCGGGAGCGGCAAGAGAAGTTCAACAAACTCATG AGTCTGAGGTTGTACTCGTGCCTATGGCCAATTGTAGGGTGTGAAAGGCGAAGGCAAACTGGAGCTGAAATCCGACAATCAAAATGGCAACAACGAGTTACTCCGGGCAGAGAAGCAGAAGGAACTCCAACTGGACCTAGAGAAACAGTACACTGCCGGCCTTCGACGAAGAGATGGACGCACTGTTGGATTAGGTCTTTAGACGTACACCCGGAAGAATTTGCTTATTTTGACATTTGTAATGTTTTTGAGTATCACTCCACGGTTAGGAGGTTATCACTTGTTTGTTTTAGATATGTTTGGGAAACTTTGTATGCTTTGATGGTGGTAGAACCTCGTGGCAGTTGGTGGAAGCTGCTTGTTAGACATGCTATTTGCATGAAATTACTTATGATTGTCTTTATAAACTCTGATACTGGCTTAGGTTAttatcaaggttgcgagaaccagaCCGGTCAATAA
- the LOC112727582 gene encoding uncharacterized protein isoform X2 — protein sequence MMESKSPLLHDNSEAKNAFRKPSGDAANRNYRRRSPVDGSASPDGSPQLKHNSSPNPVREDSARASHHHSRQYDSKEHEQQHYGRSKDSFRNSDRQSSRSSYGHSRPDKHADEHRYHGRLHSRYESKGDHSREETGSKTKDYQRTLDKYSRDKYDRSHYRNKEKDRETYLEEHQKYRDKDSSYDRSGFGRKHALHDEAERERGTRERDDRDDRRGSHRSYGDYKSDRVVSYSESRSQRDESGSQRESGKYRLKEACRSEKEELDGPDLPLEEKRKYDDSEIGKDKDQNTRKVDDRFGNVDKESFGKKPKLFGVDKDDSYGNDDEKQTSSPKLSHESKVDSRAPKTSGFDVCNDIDAAKVAAMKAAELVNKNLVGVGCLTTDQKKKLLWGGKKSSTTEESGHRWDTALFSDRERQEKFNKLMGVKGEGKLELKSDNQNGNNELLRAEKQKELQLDLEKQYTAGLRRRDGRTVGLGL from the exons ATGATGGAATCGAAGTCGCCTCTGCTCCATGACAATTCTGAAGCCAAAAATGCATTTCGTAAGCCATCTGGTGATGCAGCAAATAGGAATTATCGGCGACGATCACCTGTTGATGGATCAGCATCACCTGATG GTAGTCCCCAGCTCAAACACAACTCAAGTCCAAACCCAGTGAGGGAAGATTCTGCACGAGCTTCTCACCACCATTCAAGGCAATATGATAGCAAGGAACATGAGCAACAACACTATGGCAGGAGCAAGGATTCTTTTAGAAATTCTGATAGACAGTCATCCAGGAGCTCCTATGGTCACTCTAGGCCTGATAAACATGCAGATGAACATAGATACCATGGGAGGCTGCATTCCCGATATGAGTCAAAGGGTGACCATTCGAGAGAAGAGACTGGCAGCAAGACAAAAGACTATCAACGAACATTGGACAAGTATTCACGTGACAAATATGATAGATCACATTATAGAAACAAGGAAAAAGATAGAGAAACATATTTGGAGGAGCATCAGAAATATAGAGATAAGGATTCTTCATATGACAGATCTGGATTTGGTAGGAAGCATGCTCTGCATGATGAGGCCGAGAGGGAGAGGGGTACAAGAGAAAGGGATGACCGAGATGATAGAAGAGGTTCTCACAGAAGTTATGGTGATTACAAAAGTGATCGAGTAGTATCCTACTCAGAATCAAGGAGCCAAAGAGATGAATCAGGTTCTCAAAGAGAGAGTGGTAAATATCGTCTAAAAGAAGCTTGTAGGAGTGAAAAGGAGGAGCTGGATGGTCCAGACCTTCCactagaagaaaagagaaaatatgATGACAGTGAGATTGGTAAGGACAAGGACCAGAACACTAGAAAGGTAGATGACCGATTTGGAAATGTAGATAAAGAATCTTTTGGAAAGAAACCAAAGTTGTTTGGTGTTGATAAGGATGACAGTTACGGAAATGACG ATGAAAAGCAAACTTCAAGTCCGAAGCTTTCACATGAGAGTAAAGTAGATTCAAGGGCACCCAAGACCAGTGGTTTTGATGTTTGCAATGATATAGATGCTGCCAAAGTTGCAGCCATGAAAGCAGCTGAGTTAG TCAATAAAAACTTAGTTGGGGTCGGTTGCTTGACTACTGACCAAAAGAAGAAGCTGTTGTGGGGTGGCAAAAAGAGTTCAACTACAGAAGAG TCTGGCCATCGCTGGGATACAGCATTGTTTTCTGATCGGGAGCGGCAAGAGAAGTTCAACAAACTCATG GGTGTGAAAGGCGAAGGCAAACTGGAGCTGAAATCCGACAATCAAAATGGCAACAACGAGTTACTCCGGGCAGAGAAGCAGAAGGAACTCCAACTGGACCTAGAGAAACAGTACACTGCCGGCCTTCGACGAAGAGATGGACGCACTGTTGGATTAGGTCTTTAG